One Zymoseptoria tritici IPO323 chromosome 5, whole genome shotgun sequence genomic window, AGCTTGATGGTTGTGCCCACATCCTTTGCACTTTTCAGGCTGATGGTCCCGCCCATCTCATGGACCAAACTCCGGACGAGAGAAAGACCGAGCCCGGTCCCTGGCGTGTGACTATCCTCCTGCTTGAAAGCTTGCCACAAGCCGTATTTGAGGAACTCCTCGCTCATTCCGCGACCCGAGTCGGTGCAAGAGATCTTGATCATTGAAGAGCCCTTGTCCATGGACAAGGTGACTTTGAAGTAGCCGCCAGCGTCAGTGTACTTGATTGCGTTCATGGTCAAGTTCTGCAGAATTCTTCGAAACGCTCCAGAGTTGACATGAACGTTCCAACCCGTCGGAGGCAGATTGCGAATGTCGACATCGAGAATGACTCGCAGTGATGGGTCTTCAGCAAGTGGAGCTGCTGGATCATCTTTGCTGGTAGAAAGCGCAGACGGTCGCGGCGTCGACCACAGGGCGCTATCCAGCACTTCCTCCGCCAACACAGCCAGATCATGGACGGGCTGTTGCGCAGTATCACCGGCGTTACCGCGCCGTCGATGTGCACCCGGCCGCTGAGTCTTCCCAGATGAGCTCGAATGAGCGTGCTCCAGAAGGTTGTTGATAATGTCCAGAAGGCCTCTACCACAAGTGTCGATCATCTGCACCATCTGCTGTCGTGAGGACGGGTCATTATTGTGGATTTCCTCCTGCAGGCATTCGACACCACCGAGAATTCCCTGAAGTGGTGATCTCAACTCGTGCGACACGGATGAGATGAAAGATGTCTTCGCATGAACATCGGCCTGAATGTCCAGTCGGCCAACTTCTGCCATCACCACATCGCAACAGCATGCGAGATAGTTCATATCATCCTGGAATGTGAAGAGACGAGTGCGATTGTACGACCAGGCCACCGTCGCCGCGAAGAAGCGTCCTCGCGTTGCATCCCATAGCGGCATCACGGCCAGTGAACGCACGCCAGGAAAGATCGACAAGATCTTGACTGAGTCTGACCATGCTCTCTTGCGATGCTCGGTCGTCGGTGACGAAGCATCGGATTGCTCATCGGATGAGAGgactccatcatcgccgaaGTTGTAAATCTTGCCATGTGGATACCGCTTCATGAGTCCTCTCAAGAACTTCTCCGGTATTGTTCGATGGCTTGGCTCGTAATTCTCATCCTCACCCTCTTGATAAGAAGTAGCGAGATAACGGCAAGGCTTCAGACGGAGAGGATGCGAGTTAGCCGAATTCGCGGTCTCTTCGCCCTCCATTGCGGTCACGGAATCGTAATCAGAAGCATCAGAGCTCTGGCCAGAGTCCGTCCTCATGCTGCCGAACTCTCCTATCGAAGCGTCGAGGAACAGCACACCGGCCATATCCATGGATTCCTGAATGATCATCGCAGCTCGCTGGAAGGCATGTTCCACATCTTGCGAAACGATGTCTTCCTGTAGTTGGGACGAGGTACCTAGCCGACCTCTGGGCTGGACCGAATGCCGTGTGAACAGCTTCCGTCTTCGGACCTTGGTCACAGCTGCCAGAGACGAACTCCTTGTGCACGGAGGTATGATGATCTGAGTCGGGAGACCAGCCGGAGCGTTGTGCGAATAAGCTTGACTTTGTTCGAAGAACCGTTCCCGGGCATCGCTCATCCGTTCCTGGTTGCTGGCGTGGTTGAGGGCCTGTGTTCTGCTCGAGGCGCCCAATGATGCGTTCTCGGACGCGTGAGTCGAATCGGCTGCGGTGGGATCTTCGTCACTCGGAGTGCGGTCATCCGCTACAGTCGACTTTCCTTCCATAAATCGACTCAATCCGGTCACCATACGCAGTCCGCGCTCGTGAGTCGTCTGTACTCTGGCCATTTCTAGATGGGTCATGATCGTAGTTGACACGTCTCTCAAGAATGCGATCTGAGGCTCGCTCAGTCCTTCCGGTCTAGGCTTATCGTCCAGTATCGAGACTGTGCCGAGCGCAAATCCAGACGGCGTAAAGAGAGGTACGCCAGCAAAGCATCGCGCAAAGGGCGCATTGACGACTTGTACATGAGTGGAGTATCGTGCATGAGCTGCCAGATCCGAAATGACCAGAGCGGCTTTCTTGCCACACAAGCCATCGTCGGTTTTCGACTTTCGCGCGAGCTGGAGGAGTTCTCCGGAGAAGTCTTCGGTCCGCGGCAGAATCGCGCTGCCATAATGTAGAGCGTCGCCTTTGTCATGCACGTAATCCTGTTGTAGACTCAAAGTCTGCGTGGCTTCAGCAAGGATATATTGGGCCTTCTTGTCGAATAGTGAAATCAAAGCTCGTTTCGCTCCAAGCCGAAGTGCAACGAGTTGGGCAAACGCGGTCAATGGAACGTCGATGGAGGACTTTGCGGTTTTGCTGCCTTTTGAGCTGCGGAGAGCTAAGACTGCCTCGCCATATCTATTTCGTTCAGCATTTGCAGCAGACTTCCAGGTGAGCATGAGACCACCACGAGGTCAAGCAGCGATATTTGAAAGCTCACCGACGAAGTTCTCGCTCGCGACGGCTGGCGGAAAGCCTTTCGGGGACGCCATCCTCTAGAGATTTGGATTGCTTTTCCATTGAGTTGGCTGATGGGCTCGGTACGTGTGTCCGGCCAAGGTCGCTGCCGAGAATTGATTTGGTGTGTCCAGCAAGATCATCTAGCAGTATTCAACAGGGCGGGCTGATAGGTTGGAATGCTGGCGTTCCAGACCTGCTTCATCCCTTTGCCCGGAGACAAAGGCCAATGCGAAGCCTTAGTGACAGCAGCAGAACCGTGACCTTGAACGACGCACAATGTGAATGAATGACGAGTCAGTAGACAAGCAAATGCTTCGCGAACCAAAGCAGGCGTCTGCCTTATGCTGCCAGCTCGGAAGTCACTCCGGCACATCATCATGGACGACCCTTGCGCCAATTGGTGGCAGAGGGACGATTTGTGGGTCCGATCGAGTATACCTTGTATCTGTGGCGGTACATGTAGGCTAATCGGTATGAGTGCCACGATCTGTAGTCCTATTCTGGTTTTGCGCGTTACATAGCCGAGGATGACCCGGCCACCTTCGGACGCTTTTCGAAGCGCTGTTGTAATTTATTATGCGCAGCTGAACAACAACTTCTGAAGAGACAGAGTTGTAGAGCAGGTCTTGTTCTACTAGATACGAAGTTTAGAAGGTCACTCTGGTTTCCAAAAGCTGGAGGTGTGCCACTGAACGAAGCCGACAAATTTGTACTATCGGTCACGAAACACGAACTCCTTCGTATTATTCGAGTCTTTTAATCGGACTAATGATCTCATCGTACACGAGCCCCCGGTGATCTGTACAGGGCTCGCATACCAGCTGCTAGAGGCGCACATCGGTGCGCTGTGCCGAAGAGATTCTCTCACCTGATATGATCTCTTTCTCGAGCAAGGAACTTGACGGTGCGGATGATGGGAGGTCCTACTTCGCCTCGATGTTCGTGGTTGTACCAGTGGCACGTGTGGTACACCGAGCCATGATGAACTCATTTCTGAGTCGCGGCTCGTGGCCTGTTGTAGTTGAGCTCATTGGCGACATGTCGGTTGTAGTTGGGTATGCATTTTAGgacgagggagaagaaggcacAGAAAGAGAGTTTGCCAAGCAAGCGTCCTTCCCAAAAGATCGACAACGTGGTTGCCGCGAGGTGGACAAATATAGCCAGTGGGGAAAACTTGCGACGAACACACGTTCGGACCCATTCTGACAGCGAACAGAAGTTGTGGAGTATGAAAGACGACGAATCAACAAAAACCATTGGACCGAAGACAACAAGTCGCATTTTCGCTGTCCTAAATCAACCATTTCAATCACGCAGATATTAGATAAGCCAGAGGAAACCGCTTCAGACGCGAGCTGGAGATGCTCTACCACTCAAGTGGCTCagtcttctcctcgccacgATTCGTCTTGGGGACCGGCGCAGCCTCGACCTTGACAGCGCCCGTCCTGTGTCTCGACAGGTAACCAGAGCCATCCAACCATGGCGTCTCCTCCGATCTACGCTTCTCGAACCTGCTGATCTTGTCCTCGTCCAAGAACGTCAGACCGATGTCGTCAAGACCATTCAACAAGCAGTGGCGACGgaactcctccacctcgaatTTGGCGAGCTCCTTGCCGGAAGCATCCTTGACCACATTCGCCTGAAGGTCAACCTCGATCTCGTGGCCGGCCTTGGCCTCTTCGAAAATCGTCTGAAGAGCCTTCTCATCATCGATCTTCAGTGGCAGCATACCGTTCTTGAAggtgttgttgaagaagatgtCTCCGAAAGAGCTGGCGATGACACACCAGATGCCGAAGTCGAGCAGAGCCCATGGAGCGTGTTCTCTGGAAGAACCGCATCCAAAGTTGGGACCGCTGACGACGAGGATCTTGGCCTTGTTCCATGGCTCCTGGTTGAGCACGAAGTCTGGGTTGTCGCTGCCATCGTCGTTGTAGCGCATGGAGTGAAAGAGACCCTTTGCGAGACCGGCGCGCTTGATGGTTTTGAGGTATTGCTTGGGAATGATGGCGTCGGTGTCGACGTTGCTACGTTCCATCGGCGCAGCGATACCCTTGAGCTGTGTGAACTTTGGCATGCCAGTGGCGCCACCAGCTGGTGCTTTAGTTTGAGTGCCGTTGCCGCCTGTCTCGGATTCCGGCAGGTCCAAGATTTTCTCGAGATCCGCATCTGAGTCCATATCCTCAACATGAGGCTCGATGTTGACGGGCGCGGATTTGGCACTGGGCATGGCTTGCTCGTACCCGGCAAGATTTCGCACATCGGCAAGCTTTCCAACGAGAGCTGCAGCGGCCGCCATCGCTGGCGACATCAAGTGTGTGCGACCTCCAGCACCCTGTCGACCTTCGAAGTTGCGGTTGCTCGTACTCGCGCAACGCTCACCAGGCGAGAGGATATCAGGGTTCATTCCCAAGCACATTGAGCAGCCTGCCTCTCTCCACTCGAAGCCGGCGTCGGTGAAGATCTTATCAAGTCCTTCTGACTCGGCTCTCTGCTTCACCAATCCGGATCCTGGAACGATCATTGCTCGCTTGAGGTTGGGAGcgatcttcttgcccttcacGATGTGGGCTGCGATTCTCAAATCTTCGATCCGAGAGTTTGTGCAAGAACCGATGAATATCTTGTCCAGAACAATGTCCTCCATCTTTG contains:
- the HHK9p gene encoding uncharacterized protein (Histidine kinase); the protein is KSSIDVPLTAFAQLVALRLGAKRALISLFDKKAQYILAEATQTLSLQQDYVHDKGDALHYGSAILPRTEDFSGELLQLARKSKTDDGLCGKKAALVISDLAAHARYSTHVQVVNAPFARCFAGVPLFTPSGFALGTVSILDDKPRPEGLSEPQIAFLRDVSTTIMTHLEMARVQTTHERGLRMVTGLSRFMEGKSTLFTRHSVQPRGRLGTSSQLQEDIVSQDVEHAFQRAAMIIQESMDMAGVLFLDASIGEFGSMRTDSGQSSDASDYDSVTAMEGEETANSANSHPLRLKPCRYLATSYQEGEDENYEPSHRTIPEKFLRGLMKRYPHGKIYNFGDDGVLSSDEQSDASSPTTEHRKRAWSDSVKILSIFPGVRSLAVMPLWDATRGRFFAATVAWSYNRTRLFTFQDDMNYLACCCDVVMAEVGRLDIQADVHAKTSFISSVSHELRSPLQGILGGVECLQEEIHNNDPSSRQQMVQMIDTCGRGLLDIINNLLEHAHSSSSGKTQRPGAHRRRGNAGDTAQQPVHDLAVLAEEVLDSALWSTPRPSALSTSKDDPAAPLAEDPSLRVILDVDIRNLPPTGWNVHVNSGAFRRILQNLTMNAIKYTDAGGYFKVTLSMDKGSSMIKISCTDSGRGMSEEFLKYGLWQAFKQEDSHTPGTGLGLSLVRSLVHEMGGTISLKSAKDVGTTIKLALPLQAGAPADTHNLSGLSEAAQIKGLTFTLVGFETTSEVARLAEATEIQRSSIEKVCRYLGMQPFEEHNGKTADILVITERAARRLVEDKKTSEETSGSRVCLIFCDSVTASRAARQLCASSLGPAMTVAQPLGPKQLLKALIFCLDNREKIPISAEKPTSPAVRVQTNGNHAALTPEKLVKRYAPSSGAVKVSASIEIAVRPVAPESGLITDSSVLLVDDNPINLTLLRRCIKRLGRIDLAAVNGQEALLVYKESHSHRLEHVRTSSDGKSTRTAPVRFILTDITMPVMDGLEFTRRVRAHERALDLKPAMIVALTALASSADRHEAYGSGVDLFLTKPFRYKDI
- a CDS encoding 3-isopropylmalate dehydratase; its protein translation is MPGAVKGPSTLYDKVFEQHIVDERPDGTVLLYIDRHLVHEVTSPQAFEGLTNAGRRVRRPDCTLATTDHNVPTSSRKNFKNISDFVEEDDSRLQCTTLEQNVKDFNLTYFGLGDKRQGIVHVIGPEQGFTLPGTTVVCGDSHTSTHGAFGALAFGIGTSEVEHVLATQTLMTRRSKNMKVQVDGELAHGVGSKDIILYVIGQIGTAGGTGHVIEFCGSAIRGLSMEARMSMCNMSIEGGARAGLVAPDQTTFDYIKGKPLAPKQDSAEWKKAIKHWEALRSDPDAKWDAEIFIDAKDIAPTVSWGTSPQDVVPITGSVPGPDDFDNKDKKEACVRALKYMGLEAGTKMEDIVLDKIFIGSCTNSRIEDLRIAAHIVKGKKIAPNLKRAMIVPGSGLVKQRAESEGLDKIFTDAGFEWREAGCSMCLGMNPDILSPGERCASTSNRNFEGRQGAGGRTHLMSPAMAAAAALVGKLADVRNLAGYEQAMPSAKSAPVNIEPHVEDMDSDADLEKILDLPESETGGNGTQTKAPAGGATGMPKFTQLKGIAAPMERSNVDTDAIIPKQYLKTIKRAGLAKGLFHSMRYNDDGSDNPDFVLNQEPWNKAKILVVSGPNFGCGSSREHAPWALLDFGIWCVIASSFGDIFFNNTFKNGMLPLKIDDEKALQTIFEEAKAGHEIEVDLQANVVKDASGKELAKFEVEEFRRHCLLNGLDDIGLTFLDEDKISRFEKRRSEETPWLDGSGYLSRHRTGAVKVEAAPVPKTNRGEEKTEPLEW